The following proteins are co-located in the Piscirickettsia litoralis genome:
- a CDS encoding efflux RND transporter periplasmic adaptor subunit translates to MNKKILKKPSAWIISIVALAIITAAVSYYHLSNTTKATTTAAKATAVTVATVKTQAIPLQLSAVGTVISPRTVMLKAQQAGVIRHIYFHSGEQVHQGQLLLQIDNAKQKAALAAAQANLFSLEADYKRNLLMAKNDQATVSPNTLDQKLGAVRAAKANVAKAKENLLETQVRAPFSGQISALEAVSNSSDATGAALNQDTQITLGGYLEEGDNIVVLTEPKNILIQYQLPQEYSADMAVGQPVQITCAQQASTQTFTGKVSYISPTLLTNSHAYLARATVHLAANRDTLKPGMTVLLTQTLQQGRQTLAVPGLSLVPSLTGFSVYMIENHKARAVPVQTGNRYDTWVAINQGVKAGDKIIVSGLNDIHPGSLVKVTQTL, encoded by the coding sequence ATGAATAAAAAAATTTTAAAAAAGCCATCCGCTTGGATAATCAGCATTGTCGCCCTCGCCATCATTACCGCAGCTGTAAGTTACTACCACCTAAGCAACACCACCAAAGCAACGACGACCGCAGCCAAAGCGACCGCCGTGACAGTGGCCACAGTAAAAACGCAAGCCATTCCTTTGCAGCTCAGTGCAGTAGGCACAGTCATCTCTCCAAGAACCGTCATGCTAAAAGCCCAACAAGCCGGTGTCATTCGCCATATTTACTTTCATAGTGGTGAACAAGTGCATCAGGGCCAGCTACTCTTACAAATCGATAATGCCAAACAAAAAGCAGCACTCGCCGCTGCCCAAGCGAATTTATTTAGCTTAGAGGCCGATTATAAGCGCAATCTGCTAATGGCAAAAAACGATCAAGCCACGGTATCACCCAACACGCTCGACCAAAAATTAGGCGCAGTCAGAGCCGCCAAGGCCAATGTAGCCAAAGCGAAAGAGAACCTGTTAGAAACTCAAGTACGCGCGCCATTTTCAGGTCAAATCAGCGCTTTAGAAGCGGTTAGTAATAGTAGTGATGCGACAGGAGCCGCGCTTAATCAAGATACTCAAATCACCCTCGGCGGTTATTTAGAGGAAGGTGATAATATCGTTGTTTTAACTGAACCTAAAAATATTCTAATTCAGTACCAACTGCCACAAGAATATAGTGCGGATATGGCCGTCGGTCAGCCAGTGCAGATTACCTGTGCACAACAGGCAAGCACTCAAACATTCACCGGTAAAGTCAGCTATATCTCACCGACCTTACTCACTAACAGTCACGCCTACCTTGCGCGCGCAACTGTCCATCTTGCAGCCAATCGCGATACACTCAAGCCGGGCATGACTGTCTTACTCACCCAAACCCTACAACAAGGCCGCCAAACGCTTGCCGTTCCAGGTTTAAGCTTGGTTCCTTCACTCACTGGTTTTAGCGTCTATATGATAGAAAACCACAAAGCCAGAGCCGTTCCTGTCCAAACAGGCAACCGTTACGACACTTGGGTTGCCATTAATCAAGGCGTAAAAGCAGGCGATAAAATCATTGTCAGCGGCCTCAATGACATCCATCCAGGCTCCTTAGTCAAAGTCACTCAGACTCTTTAA